From Halorubrum salinarum, the proteins below share one genomic window:
- a CDS encoding glycosyltransferase family 4 protein, translated as MGDTIGVFIGSASSFNIVRAASHIGEALSQNLTPDLVTTEPEVVAEVRGVYDGIHGTTEKPSIRGEISALSSYIHNRNPDVLFQITRPPIHGTIVGSLARRYSIPFVYRYSGDRFYEYKISSGIEKLQHFGLNNLLGRFPLYLADHCIALGPSGRTRLKNRGVDENDISIIPPIVDTEKFSPDGPTADLDTDRYIGLFAGRISRRKGKKTLERTIPKILRRRSDLEFVFIGEQTESLAIPSQYKDHITVVGSVPPDDVPQYYRAADFLIHPSLTEGLPRVILEAIASGTPPIARDVGDIPYATKNTFQTESEFVEIVITFEQLLGRKVYPFNNNKIGDMYVDLFKDI; from the coding sequence ATGGGAGATACTATTGGAGTTTTCATTGGGTCTGCTTCATCATTCAATATCGTCCGTGCCGCCTCGCATATCGGTGAAGCCCTTTCTCAAAATCTCACACCTGATCTGGTAACAACGGAACCTGAGGTTGTAGCTGAAGTCAGGGGGGTGTACGACGGAATCCACGGAACTACTGAGAAACCCTCTATTCGAGGTGAAATATCGGCCCTAAGTTCCTATATACATAATCGTAATCCAGATGTACTTTTTCAGATTACGCGTCCTCCGATCCACGGTACAATCGTTGGAAGCCTCGCTAGACGCTACTCTATTCCTTTCGTATATCGATACAGCGGAGATCGGTTTTACGAGTACAAGATTTCATCGGGAATAGAGAAACTCCAGCATTTCGGATTAAATAATCTCCTCGGAAGGTTTCCATTGTATTTAGCCGATCACTGTATCGCGCTTGGGCCGAGTGGACGAACACGACTCAAAAATCGAGGAGTAGATGAAAACGATATTTCGATAATTCCCCCAATCGTAGATACTGAGAAATTTTCACCTGATGGTCCAACAGCTGATCTTGATACTGATCGATATATTGGATTGTTTGCTGGGCGTATATCTCGAAGAAAAGGAAAAAAAACGCTAGAACGGACTATTCCAAAGATTCTGCGCAGGCGAAGCGATCTTGAATTCGTATTTATCGGAGAACAGACTGAATCATTAGCGATTCCAAGTCAGTACAAGGATCATATTACGGTCGTTGGATCCGTTCCTCCCGATGATGTACCACAGTACTACCGTGCGGCAGATTTTCTCATTCATCCATCTCTCACAGAAGGACTTCCTCGTGTGATTCTTGAAGCAATCGCCAGTGGGACTCCGCCTATTGCCCGGGACGTCGGGGATATCCCCTATGCTACGAAGAATACGTTCCAAACTGAGTCTGAATTTGTTGAGATAGTAATCACATTTGAACAATTGCTTGGAAGAAAAGTGTATCCATTTAATAATAATAAAATAGGTGATATGTATGTAGACCTTTTTAAAGACATTTAA
- a CDS encoding glycosyltransferase family 4 protein translates to MNESNSFEPLNILLLAEDFYPQTSGGAFEDWSFSKSSVQRGHQVTVHTTRTSGEPKIETVQGVKICRFYQASSDHRHPNSIIGIFRRLLFLLFITVRLAYEVTKTDYDVIYSTNHLLHPTAKIVGLLHRIPVVNLVAYSPSERTELHPLNFRNIFEFVIFSFFMGSVVLCRTPRIRTRVDKWSRSTVKLVHGIIEEPVVKEATEANNESIRRELGISPQELLVVSVCRLVPVKRPDEAVKTLSKLPESYQLVVLGDGEYRSVVEETVLEFDIDDRVELLGRRPHDETLRTIFAADVLIVTSLVEAYPTVVFEALSLNTPVVSTPVGILPEIDHPKLKLTDLSSMPQTVLDIGESSEYKLDEETAYQFSIERFTESVLDVIAIATGRVNS, encoded by the coding sequence ATGAATGAGTCAAACTCTTTTGAACCTCTGAATATCTTATTGTTAGCTGAAGATTTCTACCCACAGACCTCAGGAGGTGCGTTTGAGGATTGGAGTTTTTCGAAATCGAGTGTTCAGCGTGGTCATCAAGTCACAGTTCATACGACACGAACTTCTGGAGAACCTAAAATAGAAACTGTCCAAGGTGTCAAAATTTGTCGGTTTTATCAAGCATCATCGGATCACCGACATCCAAATTCAATCATTGGAATATTTCGACGGTTATTGTTCCTGTTATTTATCACAGTTCGGTTGGCATATGAGGTCACCAAGACGGACTACGACGTGATCTACTCAACAAATCATTTACTCCATCCTACTGCTAAGATAGTAGGACTACTCCATAGGATACCGGTTGTGAATTTAGTCGCATATTCACCGAGTGAGCGAACCGAGTTACACCCACTTAACTTCCGTAATATCTTTGAGTTTGTGATTTTTTCGTTTTTTATGGGTAGTGTTGTTCTTTGCCGAACTCCCCGTATCCGTACTCGTGTTGATAAATGGTCGCGATCTACTGTTAAACTCGTCCACGGAATTATTGAAGAGCCAGTTGTTAAAGAGGCTACTGAGGCAAATAATGAGTCAATCCGACGTGAACTGGGTATTTCTCCACAAGAATTATTGGTAGTCTCAGTATGTCGACTTGTTCCCGTGAAAAGACCGGACGAGGCAGTCAAAACCCTTTCAAAACTCCCTGAATCCTATCAATTAGTAGTACTTGGTGACGGTGAGTATCGATCGGTCGTTGAGGAAACTGTGTTGGAGTTCGATATTGACGACAGAGTTGAACTTCTCGGGCGTCGTCCTCACGATGAAACGCTCAGAACCATTTTTGCTGCTGATGTACTAATTGTTACATCCCTTGTAGAAGCCTATCCAACCGTTGTGTTCGAGGCTTTATCGCTCAACACACCTGTTGTTTCAACGCCCGTTGGGATTCTCCCAGAGATTGATCATCCAAAATTGAAATTAACCGATCTTTCTTCGATGCCGCAAACAGTTCTCGATATCGGTGAGAGTAGTGAGTATAAACTAGACGAGGAAACCGCGTATCAATTTTCGATCGAGCGGTTCACTGAGAGTGTTCTTGATGTGATAGCAATCGCGACAGGGAGAGTGAATTCCTAA
- a CDS encoding polysaccharide deacetylase family protein, whose product MTATITLSLEIELGWGFHDKAYGSELFSEQCTVESRTLDRLLDLCDRTGIPITFDIVGFLLNSPGHGAEPSPHSDDWWPSEIGETSEDPLYYAPSLVDRIRSASVDHEICTHTYTHIPCADFSDEILNWELERASEIHQEHSLQPPTSIVPPRHSPPSRAILDQNGIDCVRVAAVESPESNISSFAYYLTRSHPIQKPGVVNNVLETYTSMNTSLTAPYLQNGQKSPHPAFRMIPRRVRKRIHRRYLSQTLERAVEKDSYAHLWSHLFNISNNIQFPLVAEFLTELEERQQQGEIEISRMTDLVDTTTN is encoded by the coding sequence ATGACAGCGACGATAACCCTCAGTTTGGAGATCGAATTAGGGTGGGGATTCCATGACAAGGCATATGGATCAGAACTGTTCTCCGAGCAATGTACCGTGGAATCTCGGACACTTGACCGTCTCTTGGATTTGTGCGACCGAACTGGAATCCCAATAACTTTTGATATTGTTGGATTTCTACTAAATTCTCCAGGACATGGAGCCGAACCCTCACCTCATTCGGATGATTGGTGGCCCTCAGAGATTGGTGAAACAAGTGAGGATCCGCTCTATTATGCACCGAGCTTAGTGGATCGTATTCGAAGCGCATCGGTCGATCACGAAATCTGTACCCATACGTATACTCATATCCCGTGTGCGGACTTTTCCGACGAAATACTCAACTGGGAACTCGAACGGGCAAGCGAGATTCATCAGGAGCATAGCCTTCAACCGCCGACATCAATCGTACCTCCACGTCATAGTCCCCCCAGTCGAGCCATACTGGATCAAAATGGAATCGATTGTGTACGTGTCGCGGCGGTGGAGTCACCAGAGTCCAATATCTCTTCTTTTGCTTATTATTTGACCCGTAGTCATCCAATTCAGAAGCCAGGGGTGGTGAACAACGTCCTCGAAACGTATACGAGTATGAATACCTCACTAACTGCGCCGTACCTCCAGAACGGTCAAAAATCTCCCCACCCCGCTTTCCGTATGATCCCACGTCGTGTCCGGAAACGGATTCACCGTCGTTATCTTTCTCAAACGCTCGAACGCGCTGTCGAGAAGGATTCTTACGCTCATTTATGGAGTCACCTGTTCAACATTTCGAATAACATCCAATTTCCTCTCGTGGCTGAATTCTTGACGGAACTTGAAGAGAGACAACAACAGGGCGAAATTGAGATTTCAAGAATGACTGACCTCGTAGATACCACCACTAACTGA
- a CDS encoding ABC transporter ATP-binding protein, whose translation MSESEQSDVSRKEKIDALLDVARFNPKFTSLIIGLGLVSAILESVGLSFILPVIEIVQLDDPVAEADGLLAVFVAVYQMLGIPFTLGFVIAGVAGVMTLRYTSSFVVAWLRAALRTYYVRDLQMRAFRNVLDARVKYFDKEGSDDMLNAIVTQTNFAGRSIMRAVQLSQTFFISAAYLFIAVVIAPWLTLFALVVLGGLTVFLRFVVEPGYEIGDRVAEANERRQEAAQAGAQGIRDIRIFGLTEELYEDFTDAIDQYTRSRITLRRNEAAINNFYQLGVAVSVFVLIYLALTFADLSIGALGLFLFAMFRLGPRISNLNQKFYNLENDLPHLVRTQRFIEELEGQEEPNDPVHEVPPEITDIEFDDVWFSYDEQEPVLEGVDFEVKKGEYIAFVGHSGAGKSTIVSLLARLYRFENGDIRANGIPIDKMDITEWRDRLSVVRQSPFIFNDTLRYNLTVGNREVTKKELDRVSEIAQVDEFFDELPDGYDTMLGDDGVRLSGGQKQRVALARALLEDADLLILDEATSDLDSNLEQEVQAAIEQMDQDYAMITIAHRLSTVQNADRIYTMEDGEVTEVGTHTELMDNGGPYEKLYKIQSGG comes from the coding sequence ATGTCTGAATCTGAGCAATCCGATGTTTCACGCAAAGAAAAAATTGATGCGCTACTTGATGTCGCGCGTTTCAATCCGAAGTTCACGAGTCTAATTATCGGCTTGGGACTCGTTTCGGCGATACTGGAGAGTGTTGGGCTGAGCTTTATTCTCCCGGTTATCGAGATTGTACAGTTGGATGATCCAGTCGCCGAAGCAGACGGGTTGCTAGCTGTCTTCGTGGCCGTGTATCAGATGCTCGGGATCCCATTCACGCTCGGGTTCGTTATTGCCGGTGTCGCGGGCGTGATGACGCTCCGGTACACGTCCAGTTTCGTTGTAGCGTGGCTCCGTGCTGCACTCCGAACATATTATGTACGAGATTTACAAATGCGAGCCTTCAGAAATGTACTAGATGCTCGGGTTAAATATTTCGACAAGGAAGGTTCAGATGACATGCTCAACGCAATCGTCACCCAAACTAACTTCGCTGGCAGATCAATAATGCGTGCTGTACAGCTCTCGCAGACATTCTTTATATCCGCTGCGTATCTATTCATTGCGGTTGTGATCGCGCCGTGGCTCACTTTGTTTGCGCTTGTCGTACTTGGTGGCTTGACTGTTTTCCTGCGGTTTGTCGTTGAACCTGGGTATGAAATCGGCGATCGGGTTGCTGAAGCAAACGAACGGCGGCAAGAAGCGGCACAGGCCGGAGCCCAGGGAATCAGGGACATCCGAATCTTTGGATTGACTGAGGAATTATACGAGGACTTCACTGACGCAATCGATCAGTACACTCGCTCCCGTATCACGCTCCGGCGCAATGAGGCCGCGATCAATAATTTTTACCAACTTGGCGTTGCTGTGTCTGTGTTCGTGCTGATTTACTTGGCACTGACCTTTGCCGACCTCTCAATTGGTGCTCTCGGGCTGTTCCTGTTCGCGATGTTCCGCCTTGGTCCAAGGATAAGTAATCTCAACCAGAAATTTTATAACTTGGAGAATGATTTGCCACATCTGGTTCGAACACAAAGATTCATCGAGGAACTTGAAGGGCAGGAAGAGCCAAATGATCCTGTACATGAGGTCCCACCCGAGATCACAGATATCGAGTTCGATGATGTCTGGTTCTCCTACGACGAACAAGAACCGGTCTTGGAAGGCGTCGACTTTGAGGTCAAGAAGGGCGAGTACATTGCATTCGTCGGTCATTCTGGAGCAGGCAAATCAACCATCGTGTCCTTATTAGCGCGCCTGTATCGATTTGAGAACGGCGACATCCGAGCGAACGGCATACCGATCGACAAGATGGACATCACCGAGTGGCGTGACAGGCTGTCGGTCGTACGCCAAAGTCCGTTTATATTCAACGACACCCTCCGGTACAACCTTACGGTTGGGAACCGGGAAGTAACAAAAAAAGAGTTGGATCGTGTTAGTGAGATCGCTCAAGTTGACGAGTTCTTCGACGAACTCCCTGACGGATACGACACAATGCTGGGTGACGACGGTGTTCGGCTCTCTGGCGGCCAGAAACAGCGCGTTGCCCTGGCACGGGCCTTGTTAGAGGATGCGGATTTATTGATTCTTGATGAAGCGACGAGCGATCTCGATTCGAATCTCGAACAGGAAGTCCAAGCCGCGATAGAACAGATGGATCAAGACTACGCAATGATCACCATTGCCCATCGCCTCTCGACCGTCCAGAATGCGGACCGAATATACACAATGGAAGATGGAGAAGTGACCGAAGTCGGGACACACACAGAGTTGATGGACAACGGCGGACCGTATGAAAAGCTGTATAAGATTCAATCTGGCGGGTAA
- a CDS encoding glycosyltransferase family 4 protein — MSQTLLYVNNTDPEDGGGGDRRLFEEAATLHEKGADVQVVASRTDPELPQRRVSNGVRIRTVKCVPDFLQRAPTLHFYLARSLFPLVSLPILLATLFRDNIDVIVDNHTPHPSLVAFLGPLFTVPVVALVHEYHDRSAIEKYPLPVGVIQLLVQNFLRIRLYAAVIVPREQTKEALREYGTSIPVHVVPNGLDVDTYLEPPTTVSAESFDFVVVSRLVHRKGIDQLLEAMALVTAADPSVQLGIAGSGAERDRLERQAAELGISEHVTFLGFVSEERKRALLHESSVFVLPSRQEGFGIAVLEAMATGTPVVANDLDIIRRLVPEEPNRLADASDPEVFATAMMDVVNEQRDGERVLAHENQGEAERYSLDRVGEQATSVYDQVRVHT, encoded by the coding sequence ATGAGTCAGACACTGTTGTACGTAAACAACACCGACCCGGAGGACGGCGGTGGCGGCGATCGCCGGCTGTTTGAGGAGGCAGCAACCCTTCACGAGAAGGGAGCGGATGTCCAGGTCGTGGCCAGTCGCACTGATCCCGAACTCCCGCAACGGCGCGTCTCCAACGGAGTCCGGATTCGGACGGTCAAGTGTGTCCCGGACTTCCTTCAACGCGCCCCGACCCTCCACTTCTACCTCGCTCGATCACTGTTTCCGCTCGTGTCGCTCCCGATCCTGCTCGCGACATTGTTCCGCGACAATATTGATGTCATCGTCGACAACCACACGCCGCATCCGAGCCTCGTCGCGTTCCTCGGGCCACTATTCACCGTGCCGGTGGTCGCGCTTGTCCACGAGTATCACGACCGGAGTGCGATCGAAAAGTACCCGCTCCCGGTCGGTGTCATTCAGCTTCTCGTCCAGAACTTCTTGCGTATCAGGTTGTACGCGGCTGTGATCGTTCCGCGAGAGCAGACGAAGGAAGCGCTACGCGAGTATGGAACATCGATTCCGGTACACGTCGTGCCGAACGGGCTAGACGTCGACACGTACTTGGAGCCGCCCACGACCGTGAGCGCGGAGTCGTTCGACTTCGTGGTCGTTTCGCGACTCGTTCACCGAAAGGGCATCGACCAACTGCTGGAGGCGATGGCGCTCGTCACCGCGGCAGACCCGTCAGTCCAATTGGGAATCGCTGGTTCGGGAGCGGAACGAGATCGACTAGAGCGACAGGCAGCCGAATTGGGTATCTCGGAGCACGTGACGTTTCTGGGCTTTGTCTCAGAAGAGCGGAAGCGGGCACTGCTTCACGAGTCGTCGGTCTTCGTGTTGCCCTCGCGGCAGGAGGGGTTCGGCATCGCCGTGTTGGAGGCGATGGCGACAGGGACACCGGTCGTGGCGAACGACTTGGACATCATTCGACGTCTGGTACCGGAGGAGCCGAACCGACTCGCCGATGCCAGCGATCCGGAGGTGTTTGCGACGGCAATGATGGACGTAGTGAACGAGCAACGAGACGGCGAGAGGGTTTTGGCGCACGAAAATCAGGGGGAAGCCGAACGGTACAGTCTCGACCGTGTCGGCGAACAGGCGACATCAGTATACGATCAAGTGCGTGTACACACCTGA
- a CDS encoding sulfatase, with protein MTNRPNTILLSIDALRADHLGAHGYDRETSPFLDELADRELEFTTAISASSHTREAVPALLSGRYPDVFAANGYRYVPKTVADRLSEAGFRTAGFHSNPYVSRAYGYDNGFDTFDDDLVLGQNRFVALAQRALNKFVLNKGEYHARAAEINDRSLSWLDSLDDDRPFFLWNHYMDPHGPYNSPAGYTYADRELSNAEAQTLYQKTIDRSDEITDEERQSLIDAYDGEIRYLDDQLRALFDALDDRGLLEESLIVVTADHGDAFGEHGYYTHPRYLHESLLHVPLIVSLPGERESETVTTPVSTLNIVPTILEYAGEPETELPREPLVNRDGELVYDEGVVFASATGEDENEGIRRFAARGERWKAVLEREIDSGEIVSEGVYDLVADPYEAELLSVKEAESRAIIQQLKDFSVSRLSTVEATTREENNMEQAIEVDERLEALGYK; from the coding sequence ATGACTAATCGGCCGAACACCATTCTCCTCTCGATCGACGCGCTCCGTGCGGATCACCTCGGAGCGCATGGCTACGATCGAGAGACGAGTCCGTTCCTCGACGAACTCGCGGACCGAGAACTCGAATTCACAACGGCGATCTCCGCGAGTTCACACACGCGGGAGGCTGTCCCGGCGCTGTTGAGCGGGCGCTATCCCGACGTGTTCGCCGCGAACGGGTACCGATACGTGCCGAAGACGGTCGCTGACCGACTTTCGGAGGCAGGGTTCCGAACCGCCGGCTTCCACTCGAATCCCTACGTCTCCCGTGCGTACGGCTACGATAATGGATTCGATACCTTCGACGACGATCTCGTCCTCGGGCAGAATCGGTTCGTCGCGCTCGCTCAGCGAGCGCTGAACAAGTTCGTCTTGAACAAAGGAGAGTACCACGCCCGAGCAGCGGAGATCAACGACCGGTCGCTCTCCTGGTTAGATTCGCTCGACGACGATCGGCCTTTCTTCCTCTGGAACCACTACATGGATCCTCACGGGCCGTACAATTCGCCCGCGGGCTACACGTACGCCGACCGTGAACTGTCGAACGCCGAGGCGCAGACGCTCTATCAGAAGACGATCGATCGCTCCGACGAGATCACGGACGAGGAGCGGCAGTCGTTGATCGACGCCTACGATGGGGAGATCCGATATCTAGACGATCAGCTTCGCGCGCTTTTCGATGCGCTCGACGACCGTGGGCTGCTCGAAGAGAGTCTGATCGTCGTGACAGCCGACCACGGGGATGCGTTCGGCGAACACGGCTACTACACGCACCCTCGATACCTTCACGAGTCGTTGCTACACGTTCCGCTGATCGTTTCGTTGCCGGGTGAGCGTGAGAGTGAAACGGTGACGACCCCGGTGAGCACGCTGAATATCGTTCCGACGATACTGGAATACGCAGGTGAGCCCGAGACGGAGTTGCCGAGGGAGCCACTCGTGAATAGAGACGGGGAGTTAGTGTACGATGAGGGTGTCGTCTTCGCAAGTGCGACCGGCGAAGACGAAAACGAGGGAATCAGGCGCTTTGCCGCTCGCGGCGAGCGATGGAAGGCGGTACTGGAGCGGGAGATCGATTCGGGGGAGATCGTTTCCGAAGGGGTGTATGATCTCGTGGCGGATCCATACGAGGCAGAATTGCTGAGTGTGAAGGAAGCTGAGTCTAGGGCAATTATACAGCAACTAAAAGACTTCAGTGTATCTCGACTGTCTACAGTTGAAGCTACAACACGAGAGGAGAACAATATGGAACAGGCCATTGAGGTTGATGAACGGTTAGAAGCCCTTGGATACAAATGA
- a CDS encoding IS6 family transposase — MTEFDRLSGRIAWIDLSFVERDRTPRWAIEIGIRCHLVGMSLREVSKHLELFGIKRSHVAIHNWVHKADLQPISTVSEDQLAVNEKMIRRHGQKFWLYGAVDPQTNEILHVSLYPTANKQTTQWFLTELHRRYQLDSVKFLVDDADYLGSVLAEDGYRFQVIQHGNRNAIERVFWEIERRTSSFANSFSNVALETAQNWLEAFAVYHNSRQT; from the coding sequence ATGACAGAATTCGACCGCCTCAGTGGACGTATCGCGTGGATCGACTTGTCGTTTGTGGAGCGAGATCGAACTCCACGCTGGGCGATTGAAATAGGGATTCGCTGTCACTTGGTCGGTATGTCACTACGTGAGGTAAGTAAACATCTTGAACTATTTGGGATCAAGCGGAGTCATGTTGCGATCCATAATTGGGTTCATAAAGCCGATTTACAGCCGATCTCGACCGTCTCAGAGGATCAACTCGCGGTTAACGAAAAGATGATCCGCCGCCACGGACAGAAGTTCTGGCTGTACGGCGCGGTTGATCCGCAGACGAACGAGATCCTTCACGTGAGTCTCTATCCGACCGCAAATAAACAGACGACGCAATGGTTTCTCACCGAGCTCCACCGCCGCTATCAGCTCGATAGCGTGAAATTTCTCGTCGATGACGCAGACTATCTCGGATCAGTTCTCGCTGAAGACGGCTATCGATTTCAAGTCATTCAACATGGAAATCGGAATGCTATCGAACGTGTCTTTTGGGAAATAGAACGCCGAACATCATCGTTTGCGAATAGTTTCAGCAATGTCGCGTTAGAGACAGCTCAAAACTGGCTCGAAGCCTTCGCCGTCTACCACAATTCACGCCAAACTTAA
- a CDS encoding alkaline phosphatase family protein produces MTNPKTVVFGLDGAHFELIEPWLEAGHLPNINSVISTGVTADLQSVLPPVTSPNWKAYLTGKNPGKIGIYWWENIDTNGQRVYYPSERKNANTEFWELIAEKKQAGIIGTPTTYPPRSGNGFVVAGAPDGKNNNYTSPSELEKQLANQFNYQVTKSHRINVDSDSAVDEILDLIDQRFKAANYLLSEYDADFLQVTTFYLNSLHHFLWDSEHTLTGWQTIDKHLGNYLDEGHNIVLMSDHGSTQIETAFNVNSWLESEGYLTLDTTTSDLLHRLGITTDRLITLASTFGVQNVAERLVPEWILNYVPDDSGELTRESKTENVDWEATTVIASGQGPVYLTVDPSEPRYIQLQTELKEKLESVTDPAGSSIANAVYRGKEIYDGAYIEEAPDLIIDQRPGVHITGGIGREEIFTDPSDDGWLAENKRSGLFAATGPDFSTGEIKDLSILDLAPSFLHLHNCEVPKDMDGEVKRSIFDSNSEARNRQIRYRGSEGQEAERKRIREATQTIDL; encoded by the coding sequence ATGACAAACCCGAAGACGGTCGTCTTCGGTCTCGACGGCGCACATTTTGAACTGATCGAGCCTTGGCTAGAGGCCGGCCATCTCCCGAACATCAATAGTGTCATATCCACCGGTGTCACAGCAGATCTTCAGTCTGTACTTCCACCGGTGACGTCTCCCAACTGGAAAGCCTACCTGACTGGGAAAAATCCCGGTAAAATTGGTATCTACTGGTGGGAAAACATTGACACAAACGGGCAGAGAGTCTACTATCCGTCAGAACGAAAAAACGCGAACACCGAGTTCTGGGAGCTAATCGCCGAAAAAAAGCAAGCAGGTATCATCGGAACGCCAACGACGTATCCGCCGAGATCGGGAAACGGATTCGTCGTGGCAGGCGCACCCGACGGCAAAAACAATAATTACACATCGCCATCTGAACTCGAAAAACAGCTAGCGAACCAGTTCAATTACCAAGTGACGAAGAGTCACCGAATCAACGTAGATAGCGATAGCGCTGTCGATGAGATTCTCGACCTCATTGATCAGCGGTTCAAAGCGGCTAACTACCTGCTTTCCGAGTATGACGCTGATTTTCTCCAAGTAACGACCTTCTATCTGAATTCGCTCCATCACTTCCTGTGGGACAGCGAGCACACTCTTACTGGATGGCAGACCATCGACAAACATCTCGGAAACTATCTCGACGAGGGCCACAACATCGTATTGATGAGTGACCACGGGTCGACGCAGATTGAAACCGCTTTCAATGTGAACTCGTGGCTCGAATCTGAAGGCTATCTCACGCTTGATACGACCACGTCGGATCTATTACACCGCTTAGGCATCACTACTGACCGTCTCATCACCCTTGCGAGTACCTTCGGTGTTCAAAACGTTGCAGAACGCTTAGTACCCGAATGGATACTCAATTATGTTCCAGATGATTCTGGAGAGTTAACTCGCGAGAGCAAAACGGAGAATGTGGATTGGGAGGCAACGACTGTGATCGCGAGTGGGCAAGGTCCGGTATACCTGACTGTAGACCCATCAGAACCCAGATACATACAGTTACAGACTGAATTGAAAGAAAAGCTCGAATCGGTGACGGACCCGGCGGGCAGTTCCATCGCAAACGCAGTGTATCGAGGTAAAGAGATCTACGACGGTGCCTACATCGAGGAAGCGCCTGATCTAATCATCGACCAGCGGCCGGGTGTTCATATCACAGGTGGTATCGGGCGTGAGGAGATATTCACTGATCCGTCAGATGATGGTTGGCTCGCAGAAAACAAGCGGTCCGGTTTGTTTGCTGCGACCGGCCCAGATTTTTCAACTGGTGAAATAAAAGATCTATCTATTCTTGACCTCGCTCCGTCCTTTCTACATCTTCACAACTGTGAGGTCCCCAAAGATATGGATGGAGAGGTAAAACGGTCGATATTCGATTCGAACAGCGAAGCACGGAATCGACAGATCAGATATCGCGGGTCAGAGGGACAAGAAGCAGAACGAAAACGAATTAGGGAGGCTACTCAGACAATCGATTTATAG